The DNA region CGGTGTGTCCATCCGGATGGACCCGCCCCACATCGTGCCGATCCAGTTGAAGAACTTCACGCCGGTCGGGACCGCGATCAGGAACGTCATTCCGGAGAAGAACGGGAGGTTCACCTGGCCTGTGACGAACATGTGGTGCGCCCACACCGCCACCGAGAGGATCGCGATGCCGAGGGTTGCGGCGACCAGACCGACGTAGCCGAAGATCGGCTTGCGGCTGAAGACCGGGAGGATCTCGGAGACGATGCCGAAGAACGGCAGCGCGATGATGTACACCTCTGGATGCCCGAAGAACCAGAACAGGTGTTGCCAGAGGATGGCGCCGCCGTGCGAGGTGTCGAAGACGTGGGCGCCGAGCTGGCGGTCGGCCTCCAGGGAGAGCAGCGCGCCGGCCAGGATCGGGAACGCGATCAGCACCAGGATCGCGGTGATCAGCACCGTCCAGGTGAAGATCGGCATCCGGAACATGGTCATGCCGGGGGCACGCATGCAGACGATCGTGGTGATGAAGTTGACGCCACCGAGGATGGTGCCCAGACCGGCCATCCACAGACCCATGATCCACAGGTCACCGCCGGCACCGGGGCTGTTCACGGAGTCCGAGAGCGGTGTGTAGGCGAACCAGCCGAAGGAGGCCGCACCCTGCGGGGTGAGGAAGCCGGCCGCCGCGATCAGACCGCCGAAGAGGTACAGCCAGTAGCTGAACATGTTCAGACGCGGGAACGCCACGTCCGGCGCGCCGATCTGCAGCGGCATGATCGCGTTGCCGAACCCGAAGAACAGCGGCGTCGCGAAGAGCAGCAGCATGATCGTGCCGTGCATCGTGAAGAGCTGGTTGTACAGCTCCTCGTTCACCAGGTCGCTGCCCGGGTAGGCGAGCTCGGAGCGGATGATCAGTGCCATCACGCCACCGATCACGAACCAGGCCAGCGCGGTGATGAAGTACATGTTGCCGATCAGCTTGTGATCGGTCGTGGTCATCGCACGGACCAGCAGCTTGCCCAGCGGCTTCCGCTCGGGGAAGTCCGCGGAACGGGCGGCGGTGGCAGTCACTCGTGCTCTCCCTCGGTCTCGTTCTCGCCGTTGAGGTACGGCTCCTTGGAGTACTCACCGCCGAGCACGGGCTCCTCGGCCACGTGGTCGGGGTCCTCCGCGAGCTCGGCGAGGTAGGCGTCGTACTCCTCGGCGGTGACGACGTCCACGTTGAACAGCATCCGCGAGTGGTAGGCACCGCAGAGCTCGTAGCACTTGCCGGCGTAGGTGCCGGTCTCGGTGGCCTTGATCTGGAACGAGTTGTCCTCGCCCGGGACGACGTCCATCCGCATCGCGAACGCGGGGATGCCGAAGTTGTGGATCACGTCGGGGCTGTTCAGGTTGAACTGCACCGTCTCGTCCACCGGCATGACCAGGGTCGGGATGTCGTCGCCGTCACCGGAGACGAAGACGGTCTCGTCCTCGTACTCGTGGTTGAACGTCCAGCTCCACTTCTGACCCACCACGTTCACCGTCACGTCGGGCTCGATGTGCTCGAGCGCGATGTTCTGCACGCGGACGGTGTGGGAGAAGAACGCGATCACCATGATGATCGGGAAGATCGTGTAGAAGATCTCGACCGGCAGGTTGTATCGCGTCTGGACCGGGACCTCGTCGTCACGACGACGGCGGAACCAGAAAATCGGACCGAGGATCAGCGTCCAGGTCACGACACCGGTGATCAGGGCCGCGATCCACGCGCCCTGCCACAGGGAAAGGATGTGCTCGCCCTGCTCGGACTTGATCTCCGGCATGCCGAACCGCTCCCACTGGGAGTCGGTGGAGCATCCGGAGAGCGCGAGCGCGAGTACGACGAATCCGGCGAGCGTGAGGGACCGGCGACGCCGGTTACCTCCTCGCGTGCGCTCGGGGTGCCACAAGCCCACGAACGAGCCTTCCTCTCGAGGGTCAGATCTCTGACGAATGCTAGCGGAGGTAGGCCCCGATGGCCCGCGGGGTCGGCGTTTGTCGTTCTGGTCCTAGAGTCGGCGAGGTGCAGCACGACTCGTCAGCAGGGCCCGGCGCGGGCGCGGTGTACCTCGACAGCGCCTCCTCGCTCCCGCTCCACCCGGCGGCCCGCGAGACGCTGCTCGCTGCCCTGGAGCGCGGGTACGCCGACCCACGGCGACTGCACCGGCCCGGACGCGACGCCAGGCTGCTGATCGACAACGCCCGCTCGGCGGTGGCCGAGGCGCTGGGCGCGCACCCGGACGAGGTCGGCTTCACCGGCTCCGGCACCGAAGCGGTGCACCTGGGCCTGTCCGGCCTCGTGCACGCCCGCCGGGGAGCCGGCGGCGGCCCGTCCGGCGTCGTGCACTCCCCCGTCGAGCACTCCTCGGTGCTGCACGCCGTGGACTGGCTGCCCGGCGGTGCCCACCACCGCCTCGACGTGGATCGCACCGGCCGGGTGGACCCCGCCGCGGTGGACGCGGCGGCCCGCCGGCCGGGCGTGACGGCGGTCGCCGTGCAGGCGGCGAACCAGGAGATCGGCACCCGCCAGCCGGTCGACGAGCTCGACCTGCCCGACGAGGTCCCGCTCTTCGTCGACGCCGCGGCTGCAGTCGGTCACGGTCCGCTGCCCGGACGCTGGTCCGCGCTGACGGCCTCGGCGCACAAGTGGGGAGGACCGGCCGGCGTGGGCGTGCTCGCGGTGCGGCGCGGCACCCGTTGGCGCCGCCCCTTCCCCGGGGAGGACACCGTGGAGGGCGACGGCTTCGCCAACGTGCCCGGCGCACTCGCCGCCGCGGCCGCGCTCCAGGCGGTGCGGGCCGAGGAGGCAGCGGTCTGCGCCCGCCAGCACGCGCTGGTGGACCGGCTGCGGGACCGGGTCGCCGCCCTTCCCGACGTCGAGGTGGTGGGTCATCCGAGCGACCGGCTCCCGCACCTGGTGACGTTCTCCTGCCTCTACGTGCCCGGCGACGAGCTGGTCGCCGCCCTGGACCGGCAGGGGTTCGCCGTGGCCAGCGGCTCCGCGTGCACCGCGTCCACCCTGGAGCCCAGCCACGTGCTGGCCGCGATCGGCGCGCTCACCCACGGCAACGTGCGGGTCTCCCTCACCGCGTCGACCAGCGAGGCCGAGGTGGACGCGTTCTGCGCCGCGGTCGCCGACGCCCTCGGACGGCTCCGGGAGGGGCTGCTGTGAGCGGGCTGCCGGAGCCGAGCGCCCGGGCGC from Nocardioides sambongensis includes:
- the ctaD gene encoding aa3-type cytochrome oxidase subunit I; this encodes MTATAARSADFPERKPLGKLLVRAMTTTDHKLIGNMYFITALAWFVIGGVMALIIRSELAYPGSDLVNEELYNQLFTMHGTIMLLLFATPLFFGFGNAIMPLQIGAPDVAFPRLNMFSYWLYLFGGLIAAAGFLTPQGAASFGWFAYTPLSDSVNSPGAGGDLWIMGLWMAGLGTILGGVNFITTIVCMRAPGMTMFRMPIFTWTVLITAILVLIAFPILAGALLSLEADRQLGAHVFDTSHGGAILWQHLFWFFGHPEVYIIALPFFGIVSEILPVFSRKPIFGYVGLVAATLGIAILSVAVWAHHMFVTGQVNLPFFSGMTFLIAVPTGVKFFNWIGTMWGGSIRMDTPMLWSIGFLTTFLFGGLTGIILASPPLDFHVSDSYFVVAHFHYTVFGTVVFAMFAGFYFWWPKLTGRMLDERLGKIHFWLLFIGFHLTFLVQHWLGIEGMPRRYADYLPGDGFTTLNQVSTVGAFVLASSMLPFFYNVYVSRNAPLVGVDDPWGWGRSLEWATSCPPPRHNFNSIPRIRSESPAFDLHHPEIAAIEMDDNPAEMVGATADLPDTDGRAEHLAEQVEKNKDGDAR
- the ctaC gene encoding aa3-type cytochrome oxidase subunit II is translated as MGLWHPERTRGGNRRRRSLTLAGFVVLALALSGCSTDSQWERFGMPEIKSEQGEHILSLWQGAWIAALITGVVTWTLILGPIFWFRRRRDDEVPVQTRYNLPVEIFYTIFPIIMVIAFFSHTVRVQNIALEHIEPDVTVNVVGQKWSWTFNHEYEDETVFVSGDGDDIPTLVMPVDETVQFNLNSPDVIHNFGIPAFAMRMDVVPGEDNSFQIKATETGTYAGKCYELCGAYHSRMLFNVDVVTAEEYDAYLAELAEDPDHVAEEPVLGGEYSKEPYLNGENETEGEHE
- a CDS encoding cysteine desulfurase family protein, with the translated sequence MQHDSSAGPGAGAVYLDSASSLPLHPAARETLLAALERGYADPRRLHRPGRDARLLIDNARSAVAEALGAHPDEVGFTGSGTEAVHLGLSGLVHARRGAGGGPSGVVHSPVEHSSVLHAVDWLPGGAHHRLDVDRTGRVDPAAVDAAARRPGVTAVAVQAANQEIGTRQPVDELDLPDEVPLFVDAAAAVGHGPLPGRWSALTASAHKWGGPAGVGVLAVRRGTRWRRPFPGEDTVEGDGFANVPGALAAAAALQAVRAEEAAVCARQHALVDRLRDRVAALPDVEVVGHPSDRLPHLVTFSCLYVPGDELVAALDRQGFAVASGSACTASTLEPSHVLAAIGALTHGNVRVSLTASTSEAEVDAFCAAVADALGRLREGLL